GGCTTGAGAAACATTGGCAAGGCGGTCAGGACATATCGGCCCTCGAGCATCATGCCTCGTCCGATCCTGACGTAACTGTTTCCATCGCCGCGGCCGAGATGCTCAAGGAGGCGCGGATAGACTCTTTGAATCGACTGCTCAACGCGAGGCTCGGATCTGCGGTGGCCGCCGGCGATATTCATAGCGCTGGACTGGTGCTGGACGAGCAGAAGCTGCTGCAGCAGACGCGCTACGGTATTGGTTTTCCTTCGTTCATGCGTATGCCGCCGCCGCTGTTCTCCGTAGCACCGGCAGACAAGCCGATTCGCGTGCTGGCGTTTGGCGACTTTGGAACCGGTTCAGCGGCGCAGAAGCAGACCGCTGCGGCGATGGTGGCGTATCACAAGACCCATCCGTTCGATTTCGGTTTGACGCTTGGCGACAACTTCTACGCGCGCGGCATGAACAGTCCCGACGATCCGCGTTGGCAGACGCAGTGGGAACAGCTTTACAGCCCGATGCACATCCCTTTCTACGCCGTGCTCGGCAATCATGACTGGAGCGGCGCCGACAGTCCAGCGGCAGAGGTTCTCTATTCGGCCAAAAGCCAGAGCTGGCACATGCCCGCGCCGTATTACACGTTCACCGCTGGCTCCGTGCAGTTTTTTGCCTTCGATACTCCGGCGGTCGATGAAGCGGAGCTGAAGTGGCTCGATGAGGAACTTGGCAAAAGCACCGCGCAGTGGAAGATAGTCTACGGCCACTACCACATCTACTCGGCGACGCGCGGCGACAATAAAGAGCTTATCGCGCGGCTTCTGCCGATTCTTAAAAAGCACAACGTCGATGTGTATTTGAACGGCCACGACCACAATTTGCAGGAGCTGAAGCCGGAGGGGAGTGTTCACTTCTTTGTCAGCGGTGGGGGCGGCGCGGGCCTCTATGAGATGAATCCGTACGACCGCTCCGTATTTCGGCAGAAGGTCAACGGCTTCACGGTTCTCGAAGCCGATAGCAAGACCCTTGCAATTTGTTTTATAGGTACGGATGGAAGTGAGCTATATCGTCGAACTCTCACCAAGTAATGGGCTACAGAACGATGGGCGAGTAACTCGCCGCGGCTTTCTCACAGGAGCCGCGGCGGCCGCCGCTGGGCTTGCTGCAAGCCCAGCATGGGCAGCTCTGCAGAAACACGACACTCCGGCCGACGTGACACTGCGCATTGGCCCAGTGACAACCGACGTTGCTCCCGGAAAGACGATCCACACCACGGGATATAACGGCAGCGTGCCAGCGCCGCTGATTCGTCTGCGCGAAGGCGTTCCTGTCACCGTGGACCTCTTCAACGACACCGATATTCCGGAGTATGTTCACTGGCATGGCTTTCCTTTGAGCGCAGCTATGGATGGCACGCAGGAGGAGAATAGTTTGTCTGTGCCGCCGCATGGGCATCTTCGCTATCGCATGACGCCGCAGGCGGCCGGTTCGCGATGGGTGCATTCGCATGTGATGACGATGGACGATCTCACTGTGGGCCTGTACAGCGGCCAGTTTGGGTTCGTCTATGTTGAGCCGAAGAAGAACTCCGGCCGCTACGACCAGGAGATCTTTCTCTCCACGCATGAGTGGGAGCCTTTCTTCCTCGATATGGATGACGACGACAATCCCTCTGCCGTGGAGGAGTTCGGTGAAACCGATTGGGGCTCCAGCATGGTTGAGGTCGGCTATCGCATCGGCTCGATCAATGGCAAAGCGCTTGGTCATGGAGAACCGGTTCGCGTCAAAGAAGGACAGCGCGTTCTGTTCCATATCCTCAATGCCAGCGCGACCGAAAATATTCAGCTTGCTCTTCCTGGTCACGAGTTTCTTGTTATTGCACTGGATGGAAATCCAGTGCCACGGCCCTGTAAAGTTCCTTCGCTTGATCTGGGTGCTGCCGAACGGGTCGACGCCATCGTCGAGATGAACTGTCCCGGCGTCTGGGTTCTGGGATCGACCGATGACGACGTACGCGGCGCGGGCCTGGGAGTTTTGATCGAATATGCGGGCCACAGTGGCATTGCGATGAATGCGCGTGCTACTGCTGCGCCGTGGGATTACACGCAGTTCGGTCTGCCGCGTCCGCAGCCGCCTGTCGACGTAACGCTGCCGATGGTTATTGCACGTGTTCCTCCCGGCGAGAACGGCATGGAACGATGGACGATCAACGGTAACAGCTATCGCTCATCGAATCCGCCCGTGGTTTTGCGCAAAGGCGTGCGTCACCGGTTTGCATTCCACAACACCAGCTCCGATGCGCATCCGCTGCATCTGCATCGCAGCTCATTTGAGTTGACTCGCATTGACGGAAGGGTCACCGGCGGCTTGTTGAAGGATGTTGTTCTCATCGGCGCGCATCAGCGGATGGAAGTCGATTGGACGCCCGAGGGAGAGGGCCCTGTGCTCTTTCATTGTCATAACCAGTTCCACATAGATCGAGGTTTTCAGATGTTGTTTGACGTGAGGTAGGTTGCAGACGTTCTGCCGACACGAGTTAAGGTTTTTTGCTTACACAAGCTATTTGGGGAGAAATTCAGCATGGTCGTTGTTTTCTATACCGTTTGCGCTGCTGCCCGGCGCCCTTTGCGATCCGTTGCCGCCACAGCAGCGATGCTTGCCTTCGTCACTGCCGCCGACGGTCAGACTATGACCACACCGGACATTACAAAGACCCCTACACTCTTCGTCGTTCCCTATGCTCATCTGGACACACAGTGGAGATGGGAGTTTCCGCAAACCATCAGCGAGTTTCTGCCCAAAACGATGCGGCTGAATTTCGACTACATGGATAAGTACCCACACTATGTCTTCAACTGGACCGGCTCGAATCGCTATCGTCTGATGAAGGAGTATTTTCCTGGCGACTATGCGCGAATCAAGGGGTACGTGGCGCGTGGACAGTGGTTCCCCGCAGGTTCTTCGGTGGAAGAAGGCGACGTAAACCTGCCCAGCGCCGAAGGAATCTTCCGCCAGATTTTGTATGGCAATACTTATTTTCGTCACGAGTTCGGCAAGGCAAGTAACGAATTTATGCTGCCGGACTGTTTCGGATTCCCTTCCTCGCTGCCTACGATTCTTGCCCATGCCGGACTCGCGGGATTCTCGACTCAAAAGATCGGTGGGCGCTGGCCCGCCGGGCCAGAGGTGGGTGGGCCCGATTCGCCCGAGCAGACACCGGACGGCGTACCCTTCAACGTCGGGGTGTGGGTGGGGCCAGACGGTAGGAGCGTGGTTGCGGCGTTGCATCCTGGCGCATACGGTAGCAGCATCTATACCGACCTGAGCGAGGCGCCCACAGCGTCTATGGAACAGACTCTATTGAGCAATGCGCAAAAGCCGCCGCTCAACGGGGAACAGTCCAACGCGCTTCGCCGTCTTTCTGCTGCCGATACGGACTGGGTGAAGCGCATCGATCTCAATGGAAAAGTGTCGGGCGTCTTCGCCGATTACCGCTACGTGGGCACAGGAGATACGGGAGGAGCGCCGCAGGAGGCTACCGTCAAACTGCTTGAAGCCATCGCGACGAAGAGCGACACCATACTGCCGTCCCTGCCAAAGCTGAATGGTGTGCCGTCCTTCCCCGCGCATTCGGTGACGGTGCGCGTGGGAGAAGGCCCGGTGCGTGTGATTGAGTCCTCCTCCGATCAGATGTTCAACGCCATTACGCCGGATATGGCCGCACGCATGCCGCACTACGAGGGTGACCTGGAGCTGACCGACCACTCCGCCGGTTCGCTCACATCGCAGGCTTATCACAAGCGCTGGATCATCAAGGATGAAAATCTCGCTGACGCAGCGGAGAAGGCTTCGATCGCCGCGCAATGGCTTGGTGCTCGCACCTATCCGCAGCAGCAGTTGAATGATGCGTGGGTGCTCGCGCTCGCCGGGCATTTTCACGATACGGGTGCAGGAACATCGACACCACGCGCCTATCAGTATGCATGGAACGATGACGTGATCGCAGCCAATCGGTTTGCCGCAGTGCTTACCAGTGCAAGCGCTGCTGTTTCCTCCGGTCTCGATACGCGCACGCAGGGTGTGCCTGTGGTGGTCTACAACCCGCTCAACATCGCTCGCAAGGATCTGGTCGAGGCCGCGGTTGTCTTTCCTGGCCACGCTCCCAAAGCCGTGCGCGTCTATGGTCCCGACGGACAGGAGACTCCTGCACAGTGGAAAGACGGCAAGGTAGTCTTTCTGGCGTCTGTGCCCTCTGTCGGCTATGCCGTCTTCGACGTACGCCCAGACGCGCAGCCAGTAACGAATAACGCGCTGCACGCGTCCGATCATTCGCTCGAAAACCAGCGTTATCGAGTGACGCTTAACGAGAGTGGCGACGTGTCGAGCATCTATGACAAGAAGCTCGGCAAGGATTTGCTCTCCGCGCCACTCAGGCTGGCGATCTCCACCGATATTCCTCGTAATTATCCGGCATGGAACATGGACTTCGCGCAGGAACAGGCTGCTCCGCGCACGTTTGTCAGCGGACCTGCGGAGATTCGCATCAGCGAGAATGGCCCTGCTCGCGTCTCGCTCGAAGTGACGCGGCAGACCGAAGGCTCCCGGTTTGTGCAGACCGTTAGTCTTGCCGCGGGCGATGCCGGCAATCGCGTCGATCTCCACTATGCAATCGACTGGAAGACTGCGGGCTCAAACCTTAGGGCAGCGTTCTCGCTGAGCGCTTCGAATCCGAAGGCGACCTATAGCTGGGATATCGGCACTATCGAGCGGGGCAATGCGAAACAGCGGCAGTATGAGGTGGGCTCGCATCGCTGGATCGACCTGACCGACAAAAGTGGAAGCTATGGCGTGACTCTGCTGACCGATGTGAAGAATGGCTCTGACAAGCGTGACGATCAGACGATTCGCGTGACACTGCTGCGCTCTCCTGGGGCGAAGCCCACAGCCGACGGCCATCCAGGCAACTACAGCGACCAGACGACTCAGGACTGGGGACATCACGAGATCGCACTCGGCGTCGTGGGCCATGCCGGCGACTGGCGCCAGGAGCAGACGGCGTGGGAGGCATACCGCGTCAACGATCCGCTGATCTCGTTTACAACGGAGAAGCATTCGGGCACGTTTGGCAAGAGCTTCTCTCTGGTGCGTGTCAGCGATCCTGCGATCCGCGTGCTTGCGTTCAAGAAAGCCGAGGACAGTGACGAGCTCGTTCTCCGCATGGTGGAACTGAACGGTAAGCCTGCGCCGAATATGCATGTGTCCTTTGCTGCACCGATTACGTCGGCGCACGAAGTCAACGCGCAGGAGGAACCAATTGGGCCAGCCGAAGTGAGCCACGGCGATCTGATTGCATCCTTCACTCCGTATCAGCCGCGCACCTTTGCGCTGCGTCTTGCACCGCCGCAGGTTCCGATTGCGCGACCGCATACGCAGTCGGTCGCGCTGCACTACGATCGTGCCATCGCCAGCAACGATGATACGAAGATCGAAGATGGCGGTATCGACGGCAAAGGAAACGCGATGCCTGCTGAGATGCTTTCGTCTGAGATTGATTATGGCCCGGTCAGGTTTGAGCTTGCCTCAGCTAAAACCGGCGTGCCGAACGCTGTCACGGCCAGGGGCCAGACGCTTGCACTGC
This is a stretch of genomic DNA from Granulicella sp. WH15. It encodes these proteins:
- a CDS encoding metallophosphoesterase, giving the protein MLRFFSNRPVFLLSLASSLSLISVAQVTPHKSPLLPLSESILMRIPADYRAEAQAKIKQTEEIQQQAEKMPDNELVATILHVLGDMPSESTFLLDRLEKEPSAALRIDVIRGLEKHWQGGQDISALEHHASSDPDVTVSIAAAEMLKEARIDSLNRLLNARLGSAVAAGDIHSAGLVLDEQKLLQQTRYGIGFPSFMRMPPPLFSVAPADKPIRVLAFGDFGTGSAAQKQTAAAMVAYHKTHPFDFGLTLGDNFYARGMNSPDDPRWQTQWEQLYSPMHIPFYAVLGNHDWSGADSPAAEVLYSAKSQSWHMPAPYYTFTAGSVQFFAFDTPAVDEAELKWLDEELGKSTAQWKIVYGHYHIYSATRGDNKELIARLLPILKKHNVDVYLNGHDHNLQELKPEGSVHFFVSGGGGAGLYEMNPYDRSVFRQKVNGFTVLEADSKTLAICFIGTDGSELYRRTLTK
- a CDS encoding glycoside hydrolase family 38 C-terminal domain-containing protein, which codes for MRSVAATAAMLAFVTAADGQTMTTPDITKTPTLFVVPYAHLDTQWRWEFPQTISEFLPKTMRLNFDYMDKYPHYVFNWTGSNRYRLMKEYFPGDYARIKGYVARGQWFPAGSSVEEGDVNLPSAEGIFRQILYGNTYFRHEFGKASNEFMLPDCFGFPSSLPTILAHAGLAGFSTQKIGGRWPAGPEVGGPDSPEQTPDGVPFNVGVWVGPDGRSVVAALHPGAYGSSIYTDLSEAPTASMEQTLLSNAQKPPLNGEQSNALRRLSAADTDWVKRIDLNGKVSGVFADYRYVGTGDTGGAPQEATVKLLEAIATKSDTILPSLPKLNGVPSFPAHSVTVRVGEGPVRVIESSSDQMFNAITPDMAARMPHYEGDLELTDHSAGSLTSQAYHKRWIIKDENLADAAEKASIAAQWLGARTYPQQQLNDAWVLALAGHFHDTGAGTSTPRAYQYAWNDDVIAANRFAAVLTSASAAVSSGLDTRTQGVPVVVYNPLNIARKDLVEAAVVFPGHAPKAVRVYGPDGQETPAQWKDGKVVFLASVPSVGYAVFDVRPDAQPVTNNALHASDHSLENQRYRVTLNESGDVSSIYDKKLGKDLLSAPLRLAISTDIPRNYPAWNMDFAQEQAAPRTFVSGPAEIRISENGPARVSLEVTRQTEGSRFVQTVSLAAGDAGNRVDLHYAIDWKTAGSNLRAAFSLSASNPKATYSWDIGTIERGNAKQRQYEVGSHRWIDLTDKSGSYGVTLLTDVKNGSDKRDDQTIRVTLLRSPGAKPTADGHPGNYSDQTTQDWGHHEIALGVVGHAGDWRQEQTAWEAYRVNDPLISFTTEKHSGTFGKSFSLVRVSDPAIRVLAFKKAEDSDELVLRMVELNGKPAPNMHVSFAAPITSAHEVNAQEEPIGPAEVSHGDLIASFTPYQPRTFALRLAPPQVPIARPHTQSVALHYDRAIASNDDTKIEDGGIDGKGNAMPAEMLSSEIDYGPVRFELASAKTGVPNAVTARGQTLALPAGRFNRIYLLAAASSADDQKALFRVGNRAAELNIQSWTGWIGQWDTRIWTNTPDRDWAVSANHVSSSLRSPNESKPPAWRYPDDYVGLKPGYIKQAALGWYASHHHTAEGLNEPYQYSYLFVYSLDLPVGARTLTLPNNDKIRILSVSVVGDSPSLIPASPLFDTLGSSNP
- a CDS encoding multicopper oxidase domain-containing protein is translated as MEVSYIVELSPSNGLQNDGRVTRRGFLTGAAAAAAGLAASPAWAALQKHDTPADVTLRIGPVTTDVAPGKTIHTTGYNGSVPAPLIRLREGVPVTVDLFNDTDIPEYVHWHGFPLSAAMDGTQEENSLSVPPHGHLRYRMTPQAAGSRWVHSHVMTMDDLTVGLYSGQFGFVYVEPKKNSGRYDQEIFLSTHEWEPFFLDMDDDDNPSAVEEFGETDWGSSMVEVGYRIGSINGKALGHGEPVRVKEGQRVLFHILNASATENIQLALPGHEFLVIALDGNPVPRPCKVPSLDLGAAERVDAIVEMNCPGVWVLGSTDDDVRGAGLGVLIEYAGHSGIAMNARATAAPWDYTQFGLPRPQPPVDVTLPMVIARVPPGENGMERWTINGNSYRSSNPPVVLRKGVRHRFAFHNTSSDAHPLHLHRSSFELTRIDGRVTGGLLKDVVLIGAHQRMEVDWTPEGEGPVLFHCHNQFHIDRGFQMLFDVR